One Streptococcus gallolyticus subsp. gallolyticus DSM 16831 DNA window includes the following coding sequences:
- a CDS encoding uracil-DNA glycosylase family protein produces MDTIEQLIADIMADEQNATYTQQGIKPLFTVPKTARINIVGQAPGIRAQESGLYWNDPSGDNLRKWLGVDREIFYDSGLFAVVPMDYYFPGTGKSGDLPPRKGFAEKWHKRTLAFAPNIELHILVGSYAQRYYLQQKSSATLTETVKHYRAYLPEFFPLVHPSPRNNLWQARNPWFAKEVIPDLQKYVKEILER; encoded by the coding sequence GGCAGATGAGCAAAATGCGACCTACACTCAACAGGGCATAAAGCCACTTTTTACTGTTCCAAAAACGGCTCGGATTAATATTGTCGGACAAGCTCCTGGCATTCGTGCGCAAGAGTCGGGTTTGTATTGGAATGATCCAAGTGGTGATAATTTGCGAAAATGGCTGGGCGTTGACCGAGAAATATTTTACGATTCTGGGCTTTTTGCGGTTGTACCAATGGATTATTATTTTCCGGGAACGGGAAAATCAGGTGATTTGCCGCCACGAAAGGGCTTTGCTGAAAAGTGGCACAAACGAACCTTGGCTTTCGCACCAAATATTGAATTACATATTTTGGTTGGCTCCTATGCACAGCGTTATTATTTGCAGCAGAAATCTTCTGCCACGTTGACAGAAACGGTAAAACATTATCGCGCCTATTTACCAGAATTTTTCCCTTTGGTACATCCCTCACCTCGCAATAACCTCTGGCAAGCAAGAAATCCTTGGTTTGCAAAAGAAGTTATCCCAGATTTGCAAAAATACGTCAAAGAAATTCTTGAAAGATAA